Proteins encoded in a region of the Hypomesus transpacificus isolate Combined female chromosome 17, fHypTra1, whole genome shotgun sequence genome:
- the nol12 gene encoding nucleolar protein 12: MKGTFKTQKNGKGKPGSKKRGPKCIITFDDSERQEYLTGFHKRKLERRKAAVVEIKNKIKEEQKKVRERRHTEYIKLLKERKEALDEDEDELEDSITGTTESVQYDHPNHTVTVTTISDLDLTGGGLLGLPANQLDQRSEGEQEEKGEEEEELEKKTAMPKKSGDPILNKKICSLTASLHSHTKQKKRKGRKSKQQEGKGRGQPTDRKSGVKDRKSGATEKKARSGRTSKKLRRRQTGKRVHHHD; encoded by the exons ATGAAAGGCACATTTAAGACGCAAAAGAATGGAAAAGGCAAGCCTGGATCAAAAAAGAGAGGGCCTAAGTGCATTATCACGTTCGACGATAGCGAAAGACA GGAGTATCTTACAGGCTTCCACAAGAGGAAGTtggagagaaggaaagcagCGGTTGTGGAAATAAAGAACAAGATAAAGGAAGAGCAGAAGAAAGTGCGCGAGAGG agacacacagaatACATAAAGTTGCtcaaggagagaaaggaggctcTCG ATGAGGACGAAGATGAGCTGGAAGATTCGATCACTGGCACCACAGAGTCCGTGCAGTACGACCACCCCAACCACACAGTCACCGTGACGACCATCAGCGACCTGGACCTGACAGGAGGCGGCCTCCTTGGACTGCCAGCCAATCAG CTGGATCAGCGAAGCGAAGGGGAACaagaagagaagggggaggaagaggaggaactgGAGAAGAAGACTGCCATGCCCAAGAAATCGGGAGACCCCATCCTTAATAAAAA gaTCTGCTCCTTAACTGCCTCGCTCCACTCACACACCAAACAAAAGAAGAGGAAAGGCAGGAAATCAAAGCAGCAAGAGGGCAAGGGACGAGGCCAgccaacagacaggaagtcaggtgtCAAAGACAGGAAGTCGGGTGCCACAGAGAAGAAGGCCAGATCCGGGAGGACTTCCAAAAAGCTGAGACGAAGGCAGACGGGGAAGAGGGTGCATCACCACGACTGA